The nucleotide window AGGCTCTTCAACTGATGAGCCATAGCATTGAAGTCATTGGCCAGTCTGCCGATTTCATCGGAACGGCCCGTAAGTTTGCTCAGTTCCTCGTTGTCTTCGAGATCCATGAACCTGCCAAGGGCAATCTGGTTGCTGGTCTTGGCCAGTTCGGCAACCGGCCTGACGATTGTGCTTCTGACAACATGGTAGATCACACCGGAGGAAGCCAGAATAGCGAACAGCCCGATCAGAAGGACATAGAAAGCAATGGCAAAGGCCTGGTCGGAAACGATGCTTTTCGGCAATGACGTGAGGAAATACCATCCCGGACCCTTGATATGTCCGACCGCGATATATTCGCCATAATCTTTGTTATCGATCAGGAATACATCCTGGTCTTCATGGTCTTTCACCATCCGGTATATTTTTTTCAGGTGATCATTGCCGGAGGACGGGATATCCAGATGCTTCACCAGAGTCTGATCGCCCTGATAGGTGATGTTGGGATGGGCAATAAGTTTACCCTGATCGGTGACGATCATGTTTTTGGCATCCGGCAATCTTTCCAGAATGGCATGGTCCAGAAGTTCATTGAGCAGTATGCTGTTTCCCCAGGAACCGATATGCCTGCCCTCGATATCCATCGGCGTCATACATCCGGTTGTCCAGGTCTTGTCCGTCTGGTCGTAGATGATCGGTTGCAGGCTGGTGCACCGGGTAATCCTGTCCGGATTATTTTCCGGCAGGGTAATCTGGTTCACTTCCTCTTCTGAGAAGTCAAAATCCGCCGGGGCATCCTGTCTGTAAAATAACAGGCGATCTTCGCGGTAGGGAGCAAGGATCAATACCTTGTTGTCCGGTGTGAAAAAATAGAAGTTTGAAAAGCGGGACAGGTTGGTGTAGCCAAAATCGCGCACAATATGAAAGATGGTGAGAAGGTATTTCTTGTCATTGGCGCCAAGGTTTTCTCCGTCCGGTATAAAGGCGCCAAAACCCCGAACAGGTATGTTTTCTGAAAGGTTCATGCCGTCAAACAGGAGCGGGCTGGAGCGTCGGGTGCCGTCACTCTGCAGGGGGAATAACTCGTCAAAATACTGGTTCAGGTTTACAGGTGCAGGATCATTCAGGCGTCTGACAAATTCGGCTTTGGCATCCTTGTGGAGCTGATGAATATCATTAAACAGGCGGCTTTCCCGATCAATTCTCTGGCTCATATAGGTGCGGAGACTGCTCAGAAGCTGATCTTCGTAATAGTTGCGGACAAGGATAAAAGACAGCCCGCAAACCAGGATCGTGATGGCCAGAATTGGCAGCGCGGCTTTCGCAATGGCCTTGTGGGCCAATGAGCCGTTTTTCCTGTCTTTATCTTTACGCATCAACAAAATATCAAAGCCCTGTTCCCAAAACCTGTCATGCCATCAGAAGATGTATA belongs to Emcibacter sp. and includes:
- a CDS encoding ATP-binding protein; this translates as MRKDKDRKNGSLAHKAIAKAALPILAITILVCGLSFILVRNYYEDQLLSSLRTYMSQRIDRESRLFNDIHQLHKDAKAEFVRRLNDPAPVNLNQYFDELFPLQSDGTRRSSPLLFDGMNLSENIPVRGFGAFIPDGENLGANDKKYLLTIFHIVRDFGYTNLSRFSNFYFFTPDNKVLILAPYREDRLLFYRQDAPADFDFSEEEVNQITLPENNPDRITRCTSLQPIIYDQTDKTWTTGCMTPMDIEGRHIGSWGNSILLNELLDHAILERLPDAKNMIVTDQGKLIAHPNITYQGDQTLVKHLDIPSSGNDHLKKIYRMVKDHEDQDVFLIDNKDYGEYIAVGHIKGPGWYFLTSLPKSIVSDQAFAIAFYVLLIGLFAILASSGVIYHVVRSTIVRPVAELAKTSNQIALGRFMDLEDNEELSKLTGRSDEIGRLANDFNAMAHQLKSLFQSLEDKVQKRTTDLDKAKKEAERANRAKSAFLANMSHEIRTPLNGIIGILDILEKQHLDEKTRHYIETAEHSSRILLDLINDILDLSRLEAGKLQLHYSSINLGETTRDIIRSLSIQAENKNLQLVSTIKDTASPWVKIDSKAYRQILINLVGNAIKFTEEGQIAVNLAMEDLKNGTIRTVLSVRDTGIGIPEEDLPRLFDRFEQVTAHHEHKYQGTGLGLAICQQLVELMSGSVRAESIIGQGSIFTVEFVLQASDAPLVQTDIRETETAIADNLNILAVDDNEINRMIIEKMCQSLDMETTMASSGQEAIDIVRNRLHQKEQPFDLFLFDISMPDKDGPRTLAEIRELGSWAINVPAIALTAHSLDGDREKFLLQGMTGYVSKPIDMQALIAEIQNVMRKFSNSKAS